One Nostoc punctiforme PCC 73102 DNA window includes the following coding sequences:
- the fdxB gene encoding ferredoxin III, nif-specific has translation MAQLTGLTFGGKAWTPKFAQEIDKDKCIGCGRCVKVCGYNVLGLKALNEEGEFVEDEDDEEIERKVMAVTSPENCIGCEACSRICPKNCYTHVAVNN, from the coding sequence ATGGCACAACTAACAGGTTTGACATTTGGCGGTAAAGCTTGGACACCAAAATTTGCTCAAGAAATTGACAAAGATAAATGTATCGGCTGTGGCAGATGTGTTAAAGTCTGCGGGTACAATGTGCTAGGTTTGAAGGCACTCAATGAAGAAGGTGAATTTGTAGAAGACGAAGATGATGAAGAAATTGAACGGAAAGTAATGGCAGTTACTTCTCCAGAAAACTGTATTGGTTGTGAAGCGTGTTCGCGGATTTGCCCGAAAAATTGCTACACCCATGTTGCA